A window of the Salvelinus alpinus chromosome 25, SLU_Salpinus.1, whole genome shotgun sequence genome harbors these coding sequences:
- the LOC139553812 gene encoding S-adenosylmethionine-dependent nucleotide dehydratase RSAD2-like produces MTDRLRLAMSFSTQVVFVKMSLQLCISNIQHILTTVLAWIGVRGPQVRLTSTGKVNLVKVLQNNISQTATTPSSVNYHFTRQCNYKCGFCFHTAKTSFVLPIEEAKRGLQLLKQSGLEKINFSGGEPFLQDRGDFLGKLVQFCKQDLHLPSVSIVSNGSLIREKWFQKYGQYLDILAISCDSFDEDTNQTIGRAQGRKSHLDNLFKVREWCRDYKVAFKINSVINTFNVDEDMRENISELNPVRWKVFQCLLIDGENAGENSLREAKRFVISDQQFQDFLDRHSTISCLVPESNQKMRDSYLILDEYMRFLDCREGRKDPSKSILDVGVEEAIQFSGFDEKMFLKRGGKYVWSKADMRLEW; encoded by the exons ATGACAGATAGGTTAAGACTAGCAATGTCGTTCTCTACTCAAGTCGTGTTTGTGAAGATGTCCCTGCAGCTTTGCATAAGTAACATCCAGCATATCTTAACAACTGTCCTGGCATGGATAGGTGTGCGCGGTCCGCAGGTGCGGTTGACATCTACAGGAAAAGTCAATCTAGTGAAGGTGTTGCAAAATAATATATCTCAAACAGCGACAACTCCGAGCAGTGTCAATTATCATTTTACTCGACAGTGCAATTATAAGTGCGGTTTTTGTTTCCACACGGCAAAAACGTCTTTTGTCCTGCCCATTGAGGAAGCAAAGAGAGGTTTACAGCTTCTGAAGCAATCAG GACTGGAAAAGATTAACTTCTCTGGTGGAGAGCCTTTCTTACAGGACAGAGGTGATTTCTTGGGTAAATTAGTCCAGTTCTGCAAACAAGACCTCCATCTCCCAAGTGTCAGTATTGTCAGCAATGGCAGCCTGATCAGAGAGAAGTGGTTCCAGAAATATG GCCAATACCTGGACATTCTGGCCATTTCCTGTGACAGCTTTGATGAGGACACCAACCAGACTATAGGCAGAGCCCAGGGCAGGAAGAGCCACCTTGACAACCTCTTCAAAGTCCGGGAGTGGTGCCGGGACTACAAAGTGGCGTTCAAAATCAACTCTGTGATCAACACCTTCAATGTGGATGAAGACATGAGAGAAAACATTTCTGAACTCAACCCTGTACGCTGGAAG gTGTTCCAGTGTCTACTGATCGATGGGGAGAATGCTGGGGAGAACAGTCTGAGGGAGGCAAAGAGGTTTGTCATCAGCGATCAGCAGTTTCAGGACTTCCTGGATAGACACAGCACCATCAGCTGCCTGGTACCTGAATCCAATCAGAAG ATGAGAGATTCCTACCTCATCCTGGATGAATAT ATGCGTTTCCTGGATtgcagagaggggaggaaggatccATCCAAGTCCATCCTTGATGTTGGCGTGGAAGAGGCCATTCAGTTCAGTGGCTTTGACGAGAAGATGTTCCTAAAGAGAGGAGGGAAATATGTATGGAGCAAAGCTGACATGCGGCTAGAGTGGTGA